One region of Wyeomyia smithii strain HCP4-BCI-WySm-NY-G18 chromosome 3, ASM2978416v1, whole genome shotgun sequence genomic DNA includes:
- the LOC129728655 gene encoding uncharacterized protein LOC129728655 produces MGKLKTVSSTGKRPRPGNGPDLVAKKLLAKVRFAVLENAMDHEIVKKEKIPLFYVKGFSEGLHEAIDFYIDKGLKCTIRMCSDGYKLMVPALNHYKAVQVILQQRKYSTFSHDIEAENPLKVVLRGLPDMEIDTLLEEPKANGLKPIQIHKMSCQNKTRKYRDQLYLVNLEKNSTCLADLQSIRALFHIIVAWERYKPVHRDMT; encoded by the coding sequence ATGGGCAAATTGAAAACCGTTTCTAGTACGGGTAAACGGCCTCGGCCTGGAAATGGCCCTGATTTGGTGGCTAAAAAGCTTTTGGCCAAAGTCAGATTTGCTGTCTTGGAAAACGCCATGGACCAcgaaatagtgaaaaaagagaaaattccaCTCTTCTATGTGAAAGGATTTTCGGAAGGTCTTCACGAAGCAATCGACTTTTACATCGATaaaggactgaaatgcactATCCGTATGTGCTCTGACGGatacaaactgatggttccTGCGTTGAATCACTACAAGGCGGTACAAGTAATACTGCAGCAGCGTAAATATTCCACTTTCTCCCATGACATTGAAGCAGAAAACCCGCTCAAGGTTGTTCTTCGCGGTTTGCCAGACATGGAAATTGACACTCTGTTAGAGGAACCGAAGGCAAATGGACTGAAGCCAATCCAGATCCATAAGATGTCATGCCAAAACAAGACTCGGAAGTACCGTGACCAATTGTACCTTGTaaacctggagaaaaattcaacatgtttGGCGGATTTGCAGTCCATTCGTGCCCTTTTTCACATCATTGTagcctgggagcgctacaaaccagtgCATCGAGATATGACCTAA